Proteins encoded by one window of Labrus bergylta chromosome 2, fLabBer1.1, whole genome shotgun sequence:
- the LOC109991197 gene encoding macrophage-expressed gene 1 protein, whose protein sequence is MRAAVTLLALSLLHVCSSVPVSRPTNWLRQCRASANISITALEVLPGGGWDNLRNMDMGRVMNLSYFECQTTEDGLYLIPDEVFVIPHKETGVETNSEIISSWLEQKSSTSNSINADVSFLKMLNGKFSVENQRMKTHQVKDSSTTARVQVRNLIYTVKAYPDFTLDTRFAQQAKAIADAIENNQTRNADYLSEKMVLDYGTHVITSVDAGATLVEEDYLRSSYVSDSSSDSSTIKAQAGFNFFDKLKFDISSQSTQQSSSLQKYQSNIQYSLTQSNGGTPFYPGITLQKWQESTRNNLVAIDRSGFPLHYFINTNTIPDLPQPTIGKVAFTVSQAIDRYYKVNTRPGCVDINSKNFNFQANIDDSSCEGPATNLSFGGVYQECVQMSSDAGPLCDALAQKNLETGEFSCRSPYISTLLRSEVRQQGYTSYDCYDQRYRCGFLGLSHCHRQVCQDNYHVRTARINTYWCSVNGTAPDNSGYLFGGIYSPSLLNPLTNAKSCPQNFIPVKFLSDGQMICVSKDYETGTRFSVPFGGLFSCQSGNPISGSQHRCPPKFSQHLASVSDGCEILYCVQSGLFTGGQLLPIHLPPFNKPPLVSMQATNTVMVMTEGDTSWVRVGETKAWKVASPQEIKKIMQKLNPELYEMSSGEKTGVAFGVIGMMVLVAVVVVLVKRRKRLSGFRRAREYVSIDGEANRGEAESLVQQDEA, encoded by the exons ATGAGGGCAGCAGTAACCCTCCTGgcgctctctctccttcatgTCTGCTCTTCAGTCCCAGTCAGCCGCCCAACCAACTGGCTCAGACAATGTCGAGCCTCCGCCAACATCTCCATCACCGCACTGGAGGTGCTGCCAGGTGGGGGCTGGGACAACCTCCGTAACATGGACATGGGACGAGTCATGAACCTGAGCTACTTCGAGTGTCAGACCACTGAGGATGGGCTCTACCTCATCCCAGACGAGGTGTTCGTCATCCCCCACAAGGAGACGGGCGTGGAGACCAACTCTGAGATCATCAGCTCCTGGCTGGAGCAGAAAAGCTCAACATCGAACTCCATTAATGCAGACGTATCATTTCTCAAGATGCTTAATGGGAAATTTTCTGTAGAGAACCAAAGAATGAAAACCCATCAGGtcaaagactcttcaactacaGCCAGAGTGCAA GTTCGTAACTTGATCTACACAGTAAAGGCGTATCCGGACTTCACTCTGGACACTCGTTTTGCTCAACAAGCTAAAGCGATAGCCGATGCCATTGAGAACAACCAAACAAGAAATGCAGACTATCTCTCAGAGAAGATGGTGTTAGACTATGGAACCCATGTTATCACAAGTGTTGATGCCGGGGCTACTTTGGTTGAGGAGGACTACCTCCGCTCCTCGTATGTGTCTGACAGTTCTTCAGACAGTTCTACCATCAAAGCACAGGCAGGGTTTAACTTCTTTGACAAACTCAAGTTTGACATAAGCAGTCAAAGCACCCAACAGAGCTCATCACTTCAGAAATATCAGTCCAATATTCAGTACTCTCTTACCCAAAGCAATGGCGGCACACCTTTTTATCCTGGCATCACTCTGCAGAAGTGGCAGGAAAGTACCCGAAACAACCTGGTTGCTATTGATAGGTCTGGGTTTCCCCTGCACTacttcataaacacaaacaccattCCTGATCTGCCACAGCCTACTATCGGCAAAGTGGCTTTCACAGTGAGTCAGGCTATAGATCGATACTATAAGGTCAACACGAGGCCTGGATGTGTTGACATCAACTCCAAGAACTTCAACTTCCAGGCTAATATCGATGATTCGTCCTGCGAGGGCCCCGCTACAAACCTCAGCTTTGGCGGCGTCTACCAAGAGTGTGTTCAAATGAGCTCAGACGCAGGCCCACTATGTGACGCACTGGCCCAGAAAAACTTAGAaacaggtgaattctcctgccGTTCTCCTTACATCTCCACTTTACTGAGATCAGAAGTGAGACAGCAGGGTTACACTTCATACGACTGCTATGACCAACGTTATCGGTGTGGGTTTTTAGGGCTTTCCCATTGCCATCGTCAAGTGTGTCAGGACAACTACCACGTCCGCACTGCCCGCATTAACACCTACTGGTGCTCTGTAAATGGAACAGCTCCAGACAACTCAGGGTATCTGTTTGGAGGAATTTACAGCCCCTCTCTCCTGAACCCCCTCACCAATGCAAAAAGCTGCCCGCAAAACTTCATTCCAGTTAAATTTCTCTCTGATGGACAAATGATCTGTGTGAGCAAGGACTATGAGACTGGCACCAGATTCTCAGTTCCATTTGGAGGCCTCTTTAGTTGTCAGTCAGGTAACCCAATATCTGGTTCCCAACATCGTTGCCCTCCCAAGTTCAGTCAGCATCTTGCTTCAGTGAGCGATGGCTGTGAAATCCTTTACTGTGTCCAGTCAGGGCTGTTCACAGGTGGACAGCTGCTTCCTATCCACCTGCCTCCTTTCAACAAACCTCCACTTGTCAGTATGCAAGCCACGAACACAGTAATGGTGATGACCGAAGGAGATACGAGCTGGGTTAGAGTAGGAGAGACCAAAGCGTGGAAAGTGGCCAGCCCACAAGAAATCAAGAAAATCATGCAAAAGCTTAACCCAGAACTGTATGAGATGTCTAGTGGAGAGAAGACTGGAGTAGCATTTGGGGTGAttgggatgatggtgttggtggcAGTGGTGGTAGTCCTggtgaagagaaggaagaggctGTCTGGGTTTAGGAGAGCTAGAGAATATGTGAGTATAGATGGAGAGGCTAACCGGGGGGAGGCAGAGAGCCTGGTACAGCAGGATGAGgcttaa
- the LOC109991209 gene encoding macrophage-expressed gene 1 protein-like, protein MRAAVTLLALSLLHVCSSVPVSRPTNWLRQCRASANISITALEVLPGGGWDNLRNIDMGRVMNLSYFECQTTEDGIYLIPDEVFVIPHKETGVETNSEIISSWLEQKSSTSNSINADISFFKMLNGKFSVENQRMKTHQVKDSSTTARVQVRNLIYTVKAYPDFTLDNRFAQQAKAIADAIENNQTRNADYLSEKMVLDYGTHVITSVDAGATLVEEDYLRSSYVSDSSSDSSTVKAQAGLNFFDKLKFDISSQSTQQSSSLQKYQSNIQYSLTQSNGGTPFYPGITLQKWQESTRNNLVAIDRSGFPLHYFINTNTIPDLPQPTIGKVALTVSQAIDRYYKVNTRPGCVDINSKNFNFQANIDDSSCEGPATNLSFGGVYQKCVEMSSDAGPLCDALAQKNLETGEFSCRSPYISTLLRSEVRQQGYTSYDCYDQRYRCGFLGLSHCHRQVCQDNYHVRTARIDTYWCSVNGTAPDNSGYLFGGIYSPSLLNPLTNAKSCPQNFIPVKFLSDGQMICVSKDYETGTRFSVPFGGLFSCQSGNPISGSQHRCPPKFSQHLASVSDGCEILYCVQSGLFTGGQLLPIQLPPFSKPPLVSMQATNTVMVMTEGDSSWVRVGETKAWKVASPQEIKKIMQKLNPELYEMSSGEKTGVAFGVIGMMVLVAVVVVLVKRRKRLSGFRRVREYVSIDGAANRGEAESLVQQDEA, encoded by the exons ATGAGGGCAGCAGTAACCCtcctggctctctctctccttcatgtCTGCTCTTCAGTCCCAGTCAGCCGCCCAACCAACTGGCTCAGACAATGTCGAGCCTCCGCCAACATCTCCATCACCGCACTGGAGGTGCTGCCAGGTGGTGGCTGGGACAACCTCCGTAACATAGACATGGGACGAGTCATGAACCTGAGCTACTTCGAGTGTCAGACCACTGAAGACGGGATCTACCTCATCCCAGACGAGGTGTTCGTCATCCCCCACAAGGAGACGGGCGTGGAGACCAACTCTGAGATAATCAGTTCCTGGCTGGAGCAGAAAAGCTCGACATCTAACTCCATTAATGCAGACATATCATTTTTCAAGATGCTTAATGGGAAATTTTCTGTTGAGAACCAAAGAATGAAAACCCATCAGGtcaaagactcttcaactacaGCCAGAGTGCAA GTTCGTAACTTGATCTACACAGTAAAGGCGTATCCGGACTTCACTCTGGACAATCGCTTTGCTCAACAAGCTAAAGCGATAGCCGATGCCATTGAGAACAACCAAACAAGAAATGCAGACTATCTCTCAGAGAAGATGGTGTTAGACTATGGAACCCATGTTATCACAAGTGTTGATGCCGGGGCTACTTTGGTTGAGGAGGACTACCTCCGCTCCTCGTATGTGTCTGACAGTTCTTCAGACAGTTCTACCGTCAAAGCACAGGCAGGGTTGAACTTCTTTGACAAACTCAAGTTTGACATAAGCAGTCAAAGCACCCAACAGAGCTCATCACTTCAGAAATATCAGTCCAATATTCAGTACTCTCTTACCCAAAGCAATGGTGGCACACCTTTTTATCCTGGCATCACTCTGCAGAAGTGGCAGGAAAGTACCCGAAACAACCTGGTTGCTATTGATAGGTCTGGGTTTCCCCTGCACTacttcataaacacaaacaccattCCTGATCTGCCACAGCCTACTATCGGCAAAGTGGCTTTGACAGTGAGTCAGGCTATAGATCGGTACTATAAGGTCAACACAAGGCCTGGATGTGTTGACATCAACTCCAAGAACTTCAACTTCCAGGCTAATATCGATGATTCGTCCTGCGAGGGCCCCGCTACAAACCTCAGCTTTGGCGGCGTCTACCAAAAGTGTGTTGAAATGAGCTCAGACGCAGGCCCACTATGTGACGCACTGGCCCAGAAAAACTTAGAaacaggtgaattctcctgccGTTCTCCTTATATCTCCACTTTACTGAGATCAGAAGTGAGACAGCAGGGTTACACTTCATACGACTGCTATGACCAACGTTATCGGTGTGGGTTTCTAGGGCTTTCCCATTGCCATCGTCAAGTGTGTCAGGACAACTACCACGTCCGCACTGCCCGCATTGACACCTACTGGTGCTCTGTAAATGGAACAGCTCCAGACAACTCAGGGTATCTGTTTGGAGGAATTTACAGCCCCTCTCTCCTGAACCCCCTCACCAATGCAAAAAGCTGCCCGCAAAACTTCATTCCAGTTAAATTTCTCTCTGATGGACAAATGATCTGTGTGAGCAAGGACTATGAGACTGGCACCAGATTCTCAGTTCCATTTGGAGGCCTCTTTAGTTGTCAGTCAGGTAACCCAATATCTGGTTCCCAACATCGTTGCCCTCCCAAGTTCAGTCAGCATCTTGCTTCAGTGAGCGATGGCTGTGAAATCCTTTACTGTGTCCAGTCAGGGCTGTTCACAGGTGGACAGCTGCTTCCTATCCAGCTGCCTCCTTTTAGCAAACCTCCACTTGTCAGTATGCAAGCCACGAACACAGTAATGGTGATGACCGAAGGAGATTCGAGCTGGGTTAGAGTAGGAGAGACCAAGGCGTGGAAAGTGGCCAGCCCACAAGAAATCAAGAAAATCATGCAAAAGCTTAACCCAGAACTGTATGAGATGTCTAGTGGAGAGAAGACTGGAGTAGCATTTGGGGTGAttgggatgatggtgttggtggcAGTGGTGGTAGTCCTggtgaagagaaggaagaggctGTCTGGGTTTAGGAGAGTTAGAGAATATGTGAGTATAGATGGAGCGGCAAACCGGGGGGAGGCAGAGAGCCTGGTACAGCAGGATGAGgcttaa
- the prf1.5 gene encoding perforin 1.5 — protein MQAERNQRVNSVLFILASLVMLEVWSAQGCRIGSGSECEKALYVPGHNLAGEGFDVVRMRRTGAYVINVKGALTDNQTCILCPNRFQNGQIQKLPAAVLDWRPFSRCSKQLSSALHHSVDSLLRSSNSVVNNNWGLGLNLDQIGKAVLGGSGSDLAKFARSQHSVDKATFAIHEISCTYYSYRLADHPQLSSEFTKHLKRLPQSMNKSQDRALYRRLIDTYGTHYIHQVHLGGKVRRITAFRTCLATLKGFSEREVKNCLNVELRMALGFVPGNASYSNKCDDLLKGNMSMGFYQGFMTHKIEVIGGERYFPDILYQQDPSEAYHSWMNSLHDNPDVVSYAIFPLHQLVEDPQISDNLRLTVSQYIRENQLKEDQVGLRNCSPTPNLDHNCCPLRAGRGTLRLEIHRAAGLRADTFTKTDAYVKIFYNGMYEETETVMDNNDPVWNSTYDFGSVELGQEMRFEVWDRDVIYNDVVGRCVVFPERGSRSLSCQLKKGVLYFSYTIICDAHLTGFRCGRYSPTAE, from the exons ATGCAAGCTGAAAGAAACCAACGGGTTAACTCTGTCTTGTTTATATTGGCCTCACTGGTTATGCTGGAGGTCTGGAGCGCCCAGGGCTGTCGAATTGGCTCAGGGTCAGAGTGTGAGAAAGCCCTCTATGTGCCGGGCCATAACCTGGCAGGGGAGGGTTTTGATGTGGTGCGGATGCGTAGGACAGGGGCGTATGTCATAAACGTCAAAGGTGCTTTGACTGACAACCAGACCTGTATACTGTGTCCAAACCGCTTCCAAAATGGACAG ATTCAGAAGCTTCCAGCAGCTGTGCTCGACTGGCGTCCCTTCAGCCGCTGCAGTAAACAGCTCTCCAGTGCCCTTCACCACTCTGTGGACTCATTGCTGCGCAGCTCCAACTCTGTGGTTAACAACAACTGGGGCCTGGGTTTGAATTTGGACCAAATCGGGAAGGCGGTGCTTGGGGGAAGTGGCTCTGATTTGGCAAAGTTTGCTCGTTCGCAGCACAGTGTGGACAAGGCCACGTTTGCCATCCATGAAATCAGTTGCACCTACTACAG ctACAGGCTCGCTGACCATCCCCAGCTGAGCTCAGAGTTCACAAAGCATCTGAAGAGACTCCCACAGAGCATGAACAAAAGCCAGGACAGAGCCCTCTATAGACGGCTGATAGACACCTATGGAACTCACTATATACACCAG GTCCACCTTGGTGGTAAGGTGAGGCGTATCACCGCATTTAGGACCTGCTTGGCCACACTAAAAGGTTTTTCTGAAAGAGAGGTTAAAAACTGCCTGAACGTCGAACTCCGAATGGCTCTTGGTTTTGTCCCCGGCAACGCCTCCTATTCCAACAAATGTGACGACCTCCTGAAGGGTAACATGAGCATGGGCTTCTACCAAGGCTTCATGACCCATAAGATTGAGGTTATCGGAGGGGAGAGGTACTTTCCTGACATCCTGTACCAGCAGGACCCATCTGAAGCGTACCACAGCTGGATGAACAGCCTCCACGACAACCCTGATGTGGTGTCTTACGCCATCTTTCCTCTTCATCAGCTGGTGGAAGACCCGCAGATCAGTGACAACCTGAGACTCACGGTGTCTCAGTATATCCGAGAGAACCAGCTCAAAGAAGACCAGGTCGGTTTGAGGAACTGCTCCCCAACGCCGAACCTGGACCACAACTGCTGTCCTCTCCGGGCAGGCAGAGGAACTCTGCGACTGGAGATCCACAGAGCTGCAGGTCTGAGGGCCGACACCTTCACAAAAACAGACGCCTACGTGAAGATCTTCTACAACGGCATGTACGAGGAGACCGAGACGGTGATGGACAACAATGACCCAGTTTGGAATTCAACTTATGACTTTGGATCAGTGGAACTGGGTCAGGAAATGAGGTTTGAAGTCTGGGATAGAGATGTGATTTATAATGATGTGGTGGGTCGATGTGTAGTCTTCCCTGAGCGAGGAAGTCGCTCTCTAAGTTGTCAGCTGAAAAAAGGAGTTCTCTATTTCAGCTACACAATCATTTGTGATGCTCACTTAACAGGCTTTAGGTGCGGACGATACTCTCCCACTGCTGAGTAG
- the LOC136177345 gene encoding macrophage-expressed gene 1 protein-like, with translation MRAAVTLLALSLLHVCSSVPVSRPTNWLRQCRASANISITALEVLPGGGWDNLRNMDMGRVMNLSYFECQTTEDGLYLIPDEVFVIPHKETGVETNSEIISSWLEQKSSTSNSINADVSFLKMLNGKFSVENQRMKTHQVKDSSTTARVQVRNLIYTVKAYPDFTLDTRFAQQAKVIADAIENNQTRNADYLSEKMVLDYGTHVITSVDAGATLVEEDYLRSSYVSDSSSDSSTIKAQAGFNFFDKLKFDISSQSTQQSSSLQKYQSNIQYSLTQSNGGTPFYPGITLQKWQESTRNNLVAIDRSGFPLHYFINTNTIPDLPQPTIGKVALTVSQAIDRYYKVNTRPGCVDINSKNFNFQANIDDSSCEGPATNLSFGGVYQKCVEMSSDAGPLCDALAQKNLETGEFSCRSPYISTLLRSEVRQQGYTSYDCYDQRYRCGFLGLSHCHRQVCQDNYHVRTARIDTYWCSVNGTAPDNSGYLFGGIYSPSLLNPLTNAKSCPQNFIPVKFLSDGQMICVSKDYETGTRFSVPFGGLFSCQSGNPISGSQHRCPPKFSQHLASVSDGCEILYCVQSGLFTGGQLLPIQLPPFSKPPLVSMQATNTVMVMTEGDSSWVRVGETKAWKVASPQEIKKIMQKLNPELYEMSSGEKTGVAFGVIGMMVLVAVVVVLVKRRKRLSGFRRVREYVSIDGEANRGEAESQVQQDEA, from the exons ATGAGGGCAGCAGTAACCCTCCTGgcgctctctctccttcatgTCTGCTCTTCAGTCCCAGTCAGCCGCCCAACCAACTGGCTCAGACAATGTCGAGCCTCCGCCAACATCTCCATCACCGCACTGGAGGTGCTGCCAGGTGGGGGCTGGGACAACCTCCGTAACATGGACATGGGACGAGTCATGAACCTGAGCTACTTCGAGTGTCAGACCACTGAGGATGGGCTCTACCTCATCCCAGACGAGGTGTTCGTCATCCCCCACAAGGAGACGGGCGTGGAGACCAACTCTGAGATAATCAGCTCCTGGCTGGAGCAGAAAAGCTCAACATCGAACTCCATTAATGCAGACGTATCATTTCTCAAGATGCTTAATGGGAAATTTTCTGTAGAGAACCAAAGAATGAAAACCCATCAGGtcaaagactcttcaactacaGCCAGAGTGCAA GTTCGTAACTTGATCTACACAGTAAAGGCGTATCCGGACTTCACTCTAGACACTCGCTTTGCTCAACAAGCTAAAGTGATAGCCGATGCCATTGAGAACAACCAAACAAGAAATGCAGACTATCTCTCAGAGAAGATGGTGTTAGACTATGGAACCCATGTTATCACAAGTGTTGATGCCGGGGCTACTTTGGTTGAGGAGGACTACCTCCGCTCCTCGTATGTGTCTGACAGTTCTTCAGACAGTTCTACCATCAAAGCACAGGCAGGGTTTAACTTTTTTGACAAACTCAAGTTTGACATAAGCAGTCAAAGCACCCAACAGAGCTCATCACTTCAGAAATATCAGTCCAATATTCAGTACTCTCTTACCCAAAGCAATGGTGGCACACCTTTTTATCCTGGCATCACTCTGCAGAAGTGGCAGGAAAGTACCCGAAACAACCTGGTTGCTATTGATAGGTCTGGGTTTCCCCTGCACTacttcataaacacaaacaccattCCTGATCTGCCACAGCCTACTATCGGCAAAGTGGCTTTGACAGTGAGTCAGGCTATAGATCGGTACTATAAGGTCAACACGAGGCCTGGATGTGTTGACATCAACTCCAAGAACTTCAACTTCCAGGCTAATATCGATGATTCGTCCTGCGAGGGCCCCGCTACAAACCTCAGCTTTGGCGGCGTCTACCAAAAGTGTGTTGAAATGAGCTCAGACGCAGGCCCACTATGTGACGCACTGGCCCAGAAAAACTTAGAaacaggtgaattctcctgccGTTCTCCTTATATCTCCACTTTACTGAGATCAGAAGTGAGACAGCAGGGTTACACTTCATACGACTGCTATGACCAACGTTATCGGTGTGGGTTTCTAGGGCTTTCCCATTGCCATCGTCAAGTGTGTCAGGACAACTACCACGTCCGCACTGCCCGCATTGACACCTACTGGTGCTCTGTAAATGGAACAGCTCCAGACAACTCAGGGTATCTGTTTGGAGGAATTTACAGCCCCTCTCTCCTGAACCCCCTCACCAATGCAAAAAGCTGCCCGCAAAACTTCATTCCAGTTAAATTTCTCTCTGATGGACAAATGATCTGTGTGAGCAAGGACTATGAGACTGGCACCAGATTCTCAGTTCCATTTGGAGGCCTCTTTAGTTGTCAGTCAGGTAACCCAATATCTGGTTCCCAACATCGTTGCCCTCCCAAGTTCAGTCAGCATCTTGCTTCAGTGAGCGATGGCTGTGAAATCCTTTACTGTGTCCAGTCAGGGCTGTTCACAGGTGGACAGCTGCTTCCTATCCAGCTGCCTCCTTTCAGCAAACCTCCACTTGTCAGTATGCAAGCCACGAACACAGTAATGGTGATGACCGAAGGAGATTCGAGCTGGGTTAGAGTAGGAGAGACCAAGGCGTGGAAAGTGGCCAGCCCACAAGAAATCAAGAAAATCATGCAAAAGCTTAACCCAGAACTGTATGAGATGTCTAGTGGAGAGAAGACTGGAGTAGCATTTGGGGTGAttgggatgatggtgttggtggcAGTGGTGGTAGTCCTggtgaagagaaggaagaggctGTCTGGGTTTAGGAGAGTTAGAGAATATGTGAGTATAGATGGAGAGGCAAACCGGGGGGAGGCAGAGAGCCAAGTACAGCAGGATGAGgcttaa